The genomic stretch ACGCCGCAATGGGCGAACTGATGCAGTTGCGCGGCGAATGGCAGCAAACCTTCCGCAACCCACAGTTCACCGTGCCTACACCGACGATGAACTTCGGCTGCATCCATGGCGGCGACAACCCCAATCGTATCTGCGGCCAATGCGCGCTGGAATTCGACCTGCGGCCGTTGCCGGGGATGGATGTCGAGCAACTGCGGGCAGCGATTCGCCAGAAGCTGGCGCCGGTGGCGGAGCGGTTCGAGGTGCGCATCGACTATGCCCCGCTGTTCCCGGAAGTGCCTGCCTTCGAGCAGGCTGCGGACGCCGAGCTGGTACAGGTGGCCGAACGCCTGACCGGTCACCGCGCCGAAGCGGTAGCGTTTGGCACCGAAGCACCTTATCTTCAGCAGCTGGGCTGCCAGACCATCGTGCTGGGCCCTGGCGACATCGCCTGTGCCCATCAGCCCGGCGAGTACCTGGAAATGTCACGAATCGAGCCTACCGTGCGTCTATTGCGTGACTTGATTCGGCACTATTGCCTGCACTAAACGTCCATTGAGCTTATTCGTTCCTGCCTAGAGGAGACCGCGCGTGACCGCAAGCCTGTTCCGACGATGATCTTGAACGCCCCCTGTATCGCCGTTCTCCGTCCACTTATCCACAGGCCCTGTCATGCCCGATTACGTCAACTGGCTGCGTCATGCTTCCCCGTACATCAATGCCCATCGCGACTGCACGTTTGTAGTCATGCTCCCTGGCGATGGGGTGGACCACCCTAATTTCGGCAACATCGTCCACGACCTGGTGCTGTTGCACAGCCTGGGCGTGCGGCTGGTGCTGGTGCATGGCTCGCGCCCACAGATCGAGAGCCGCCTGGCCGACCGTGGCCTGACCCCGCACTACCACCGTGGCATGCGCATCACCGATGCGGCGACCCTGGATTGTGTGATCGATGCCGTGGGTGCCTTGCGCCTGGCCATCGAAGCACGCCTGTCGATGGACATCGCCGCCTCGCCGATGCAGGGCTCGCGCCTGCGCGTGGCGTCCGGCAACCTGGTCACGGCGCGGCCGATCGGTGTGCTCGAGGGTGTGGACTACCACCACACCGGCGAAGTGCGCCGGGTCGACCGCAAAGGCATCAGCCGCCTGCTCGACGAGCGTTCCATCGTATTGCTGTCGCCGTTGGGTTATTCGCCCACAGGCGAAATTTTCAACCTGGCTTGCGAAGACGTGGCCACCCGCGCGGCCATCGAGCTGGGTGCCGACAAGTTGCTGTTGTTCGGCGCCGAACCGGGCCTGCTGGATGAGCAGGGCAAGCTGGTGCGTGAGCTGCGGCCACAACAGGTGGCGCCGCATTTGCTGCGCCTGGGCAGCGACTACCAGGGCGAATTGCTGGATGCGGCCGCCGAGGCCTGCAAGGGCGGCGTGGCGCGTAGCCATATCGTCAGTTATGCCGAAGACGGCGCGCTGCTGACCGAGCTGTTCACCCGCGGTGGCGGCGGCACGCTGGTGTCGCAGGAGCAGTTCGAAGTCGTGCGTGAGGCGACCATCGAGGATGTGGGCGGCCTGTTGGAGCTGATCAGCCCGCTGGAAGAGCAGGGCATCTTGGTGCGCCGTTCGCGCGAGGTGCTGGAGCGGGAAATCGAGCAGTTCAGTGTGGTCGAGCGCGAGGGCATGATCATCGCGTGCGCAGCGCTGTACCCGATTGCCGATTCCGAGGCGGGGGAGCTGGCGTGCCTGGCGGTGAACCCGGAGTACCGGCATGGCGGGCGGGGCGATGAGTTGCTGGAGCGCATCGAGAGCCGTGCGCGGCAGATGGGGCTGAATACGTTGTTCGTGCTGACTACGCGGACTGCGCACTGGTTCCGTGAGCGGGGCTTTGCGCCCAGTGGCGTGGAGCGGCTGCCGGCGGCGCGGGCATCGCTGTACAACTACCAGCGCAACTCCAAGATTTTCGAGAAGTCCTTGTAAGCCTGTACCGGCCTCTTCGCGGGGCAAGCCCGCTCCCACAGGAATCTCACTAGGCCTGAGCCATGCGGAGGGCTTGTGGGAGCGGGCTTGCCCCGCGAAGCAGGCGACACCGGTCTCAGAAAAACGCCGCCCTGATGGGCGGCGTTTTCAATTACACGGTATGCAGATACCAGTTGTACTCGAGGTCGGAGATCGAGTGCTCGAACTCCTCCAGCTCGCTTTCCTTGCACGCGACAAAGATGTCGATGTACTTCGGATCGATGTACTTGTTGAGGATCTCGCTGTCGTCCAACTCGCGCAGGGCATCGCGCAGGTTGTTCGGCAGGCTCTGCTCCAGCTGCTCGTACGAGTTGCCTTCGATCGGCGTGCCCGGCTCGATCTTGTTGGTCAGGCCGTGGTGCACGCCGGCCAGCACGGCCGCCATCATCAAGTACGGGTTGGCATCGGCGCCGGCTACCCGGTGCTCGATGCGCACGGCGTCTGCAGAACCGGTCGGCACGCGCAGCGCGACGGTGCGGTTGTCCAGGCCCCAGCTCGGTGCATTCGGCACATAGAACTGCGCGCCAAAACGACGGTACGAGTTGACGTTCGGG from Pseudomonas kermanshahensis encodes the following:
- the argA gene encoding amino-acid N-acetyltransferase → MPDYVNWLRHASPYINAHRDCTFVVMLPGDGVDHPNFGNIVHDLVLLHSLGVRLVLVHGSRPQIESRLADRGLTPHYHRGMRITDAATLDCVIDAVGALRLAIEARLSMDIAASPMQGSRLRVASGNLVTARPIGVLEGVDYHHTGEVRRVDRKGISRLLDERSIVLLSPLGYSPTGEIFNLACEDVATRAAIELGADKLLLFGAEPGLLDEQGKLVRELRPQQVAPHLLRLGSDYQGELLDAAAEACKGGVARSHIVSYAEDGALLTELFTRGGGGTLVSQEQFEVVREATIEDVGGLLELISPLEEQGILVRRSREVLEREIEQFSVVEREGMIIACAALYPIADSEAGELACLAVNPEYRHGGRGDELLERIESRARQMGLNTLFVLTTRTAHWFRERGFAPSGVERLPAARASLYNYQRNSKIFEKSL